Sequence from the Candidatus Omnitrophota bacterium genome:
CGTATCTTGGCCAGACGGCTATGCCTGAGATCATATCAAGGATAAAAAGGGTGAATGTAGAAGAAATGACAAGTATAGCCCGCTTGAGGAATCTGATGGCATCTTGCTATGTTTTTGGGGATGAGGCGGATGAAGTTACGCGGGCGGTCAGGACCACCTTCGCGAATTTTCCCGTGAGCGAGGGACTAAAACTTCTCAAGAACGGTCTTATGTCAACGACCAGTGAACAGAATTTTTACAGGGCAATGGAGGCGCTTCTCTCGGGTGTATTGCCTCTTTCCCGCAAACAGGTGAGCCAGGAGGTCCAACAGATGCTGGAAGATGATCTTTTCGGCAAAGAGGATAGACCCCGGGCGATAAGTTCTGCCGTGGAGGAGATCTTGGTGAAAAGGATCGGTTCCGGCGGTCTCAATGCGTTTGTTGAAGAAATGCTCGGGACCAGAGGGGATAAGAAAATACCTTATATAAGCGTGCTTCAGGAATTCCTGGACCGTGGAGCAAATGCTGATGATTATGGTTTCTTGAGGGATGCCGGTGTCGGGGATGTTATATTGCCGGACGGGGACATGGAAGCGCCTTCACCCGTGGAGAACGACCCCATCAGGGAATTGTTTATTACCGGTCTTGAGCCGGAAACGCAGGATGAGCCGCAGGAGCAGGTAGAAGCAGAAGGGCAAGAACCGGAGCAAAGCGAAGATGTGGCCGGGGAAGAAACCGATTATGCCATCACCGCCGCAGAGAAAAAAGATATCAAAGGGATCAGACGTCTCTTAGAAAATATGGATGAGAAGGATTTTCTGCCTTCCCCCGATGTGTTGCCCAAGAGGGTATCAGGATATGATGAAGGAGACCGTTTCCTGGTCGCCAAAACCGGCGACAGGATCGAAGGTTATATTTATGCTTCACTGGAGACTGATGAACAGGGCGCCGAGGGGGAAAGCGTTCTTGACATCATAGAGATCGCGGTGGCCCCCCGTAGCAGGGAGAGGGGCATCGGTCGGGCCTTGTTCGAAGAGGTCTTTCTTGACGCTTGGGGAAAAGGTGTTAGAAATTTCTCGGTGAGTGCCATGCATCCGGCAGTGGAGAAGATCGCCGGATCCTTCGGGTTCGAAAAGCGCGGCAATGAATATTACATGGGAAGTAAAAAGAAAAAGAAGGCTGAAAGCTTCGCCGAGAGCGACAAGCCGGGAAAAGAAGCAAAAGAGAAACAGAGCGCCTCCACGGGAGCAGATGGACAGCCTGTTCCGGACGGACAGGTCGTAATCCGTGATTTCAAGCCGCAAAAGCTTAGGGATATGAATGATCCAGAGAGTTTGGCCATGACTTTCGTGGACCTGGTCCTGTCGCGGCTGCATTCCGACGGTACGGAAAAAATAGTCCTGGCTTTTGAGGATAATGTCTCCAGGGGGAATAACGGGGTGCCTATGAGCTTATGCAGGGAACTTGAAGAACTGAAGAAAGAGCCAAAGTTCGAAAAACTGCTTAAAAACCTTGTAATTATAAAAGGTTCAATGAGAACGATAGGTAGGGAGACCGAGAGGTATCTGGACGAGGAAAGAAATTCGGTGTTCATATTCGCTTCCAATGAGGCCAGGTCCGAAGAAGAAGAATCCATTGCCGAAAGGATGAAAAGCAGGGCGAAAATGGTCCTTATCGACCAGAAAGCGCTGTCCTTTGACAGCTATTATCCCCTTATGGAGATCGTCACGATCTCGCTTGCATATGAACTTTCCCCGGATCTGCTTAAGGCTCTGAAGGATGATATCGATCTCGACTCGGTCAACATAGGATCGATAAGCATGGAAGAGCAGAGGTGTTTCCTCAAGTTCGTGCTTCTTCCCAAAGCTGAAAAACTGGACAAACAGCTTCTCATGGAAAAGACGAGAGCTCTCAGGATGGCCCTGAGGTCCGCTTGATGCGTGCTTTCTGGATTGTTTCATTGTGTACGCGGCATTTCATTGGCCACAATATCCGCAGGAACAGGCTTACAGTAATGGCTTGACAATATGGCGGATTCTGTGCTATTTTCATTAAAAAAGTAACACTGGAGGCAAAATGGCGGATGTATTCAGGTTCGGGATATCTCTTCCCAGGGACCTAATAGAAAAATTCGACAGGCTCATCAGGCAAAAAGGGTATACCAGCCGTTCAAAGGCACTCGGCGATCTTATCAGGCAGGAGCTTATCAAGGATGAGTGGAAACAGGGAAAATCGATCGCAGGTGCCGTGACGCTCGTTTACGACCATCATAAACGCGATCTTCTCAACAAGGTCACCGATGTCCAGCACGATTTCCAGAACCTTATAATATCGACCCAGCATATACACCTGGATCACAATAACTGCCTGGAGATAGTCGCCATAAAAGGGGACTCGAAGGAAGCCCAGTCACTTAAGGATATACTAATGTCATTAAAAGGCGTCAAGCACGTGACACTTAGCATGTCGAGCACCGGTAAGGGATTGAAGTAGGCCTATATTTTTTTCATATACGGTAGCACGAAACGCAGATATGTAGCAATAATCCGAACGGATATATCTGGATAAAATAGTTGCCCCGCCGCCCGACTTTGGCAGAAGGAACGGCGGGGCTGGAACCCAGAGGTCAGAAAGAACTCCGAGCCCAGAGATGATTATACCACATCTCTGGGCCGGGAAAAAGAGGGGGGTGGTTGTATGCGGTTTTACGGGATGTGGCGTAAACCAGTAAAGGTGTTCCCGGTGATGTTGTTTTGGTTCTTTGCTCTTTCTTGCCAGGCACTCGCCGCGGAGAAGCCGGAATATATAGATCTGGGTACGGTCTATGTAGATGAAAAAATGGGAGCGGTAAACTTCAAGAAGGGTGATATCATCCGGGAAAAGAGAATAGACCAGCCAAGGTTATCCGGTACCGCGGAAGGACTCTTTGAGAATATTGCCGGGATCGATCTTAAGCGCATTTCACCTGCTGGGGATACCGGCCGTGGAGTGATCCTGCGGGGGTTTGACGAATCGAGATACAAGGTGCTTCTGGACGGCAGACCCATTAACGGTAGCGGTGTTTTCGGCGGGGAATATGTCGACTGGTCTGCGATCACTACAGAAGATATC
This genomic interval carries:
- the nikR gene encoding nickel-responsive transcriptional regulator NikR; protein product: MADVFRFGISLPRDLIEKFDRLIRQKGYTSRSKALGDLIRQELIKDEWKQGKSIAGAVTLVYDHHKRDLLNKVTDVQHDFQNLIISTQHIHLDHNNCLEIVAIKGDSKEAQSLKDILMSLKGVKHVTLSMSSTGKGLK